In Coriobacteriia bacterium, one genomic interval encodes:
- a CDS encoding CoA-binding protein, producing the protein MPDTKLSGMGHQVPLEEQTRERSQHPYEGPEGARRARRIERPVAVVGASADRAKFGNKAVRAYTDEGYTVWPVNPRSGEIEGQSVYADVRDLPSLPFIASIYLHEDAAIEVLEALADMEREAGDSIAVVYLNPGADQPRVIARAEDLGLYAISTCSIRAIGRAPEEFGAEGA; encoded by the coding sequence ATGCCTGACACGAAGTTGAGCGGGATGGGGCACCAGGTACCCCTCGAGGAGCAGACCAGGGAGCGCAGCCAGCATCCCTACGAGGGTCCTGAGGGGGCGCGCCGGGCGCGCAGGATCGAGCGGCCGGTGGCGGTCGTCGGCGCGTCGGCCGACCGCGCGAAGTTCGGCAACAAGGCGGTGCGCGCGTACACCGACGAGGGCTATACGGTGTGGCCCGTGAACCCGAGGAGCGGCGAGATCGAGGGACAGAGCGTGTATGCCGACGTGCGAGACCTGCCGTCCCTGCCCTTCATCGCCAGCATCTACCTGCACGAGGACGCGGCGATCGAGGTGCTGGAGGCGCTCGCCGATATGGAGCGCGAGGCCGGCGACTCGATCGCCGTGGTCTACCTCAACCCGGGCGCCGACCAGCCGCGCGTCATCGCTCGGGCCGAGGACCTGGGACTCTACGCGATCTCGACGTGCTCGATACGCGCCATCGGACGGGCGCCCGAGGAGTTCGGGGCGGAGGGGGCGTAG